From the genome of Lineus longissimus chromosome 8, tnLinLong1.2, whole genome shotgun sequence, one region includes:
- the LOC135492606 gene encoding uncharacterized protein LOC135492606, whose protein sequence is MEDFEQKAIRTAANPPTWWIYVDDTHTKQKRAHSQQFTDHLNSIDDDIKWTTEPEVTIPVSDQETVGDRTERALAFLDTWSVVNEDGSIKTRVFRKATHTDQYLNFQSNHPLEHKRGVVRTLAHRAEAIVSDPKDKGAELQHVKTALSFNGYPSWILKDPKHQVQAEQQPTPPTRTPSTAKNRYPVVLPYIKGFSEELRRILKGYNIQAYFKPTNTLRQLLVRPKDKLDKHQVTGPVYHIPCGDCPASYVGETERSLKARFLEHRRPSSTTSEVSRHIHTAEPGHNIDIENAKVFEVEPRWYERGVKEAIHIRTLQPTLNKDGGRHNRSPIWSNILRTRVRRGAQSNSGSPPITTPDDVTSDHVTKDSAESESL, encoded by the coding sequence ATGGAGGATTTCGAGCAGAAAGCCATCAGAACAGCAGCCAACCCACCTACATGGTGGATATATGTGGACGATACACATACTAAACAGAAGAGGGCCCACTCACAACAGTTCACTGACCACCTGAACAGCATTGACGATGACATAAAGTGGACCACAGAGCCTGAAGTCACCATCCCTGTGAGCGATCAGGAAACCGTCGGTGACAGGACCGAAAGAGCCCTCGCTTTCCTCGACACATGGTCTGTGGTCAATGAAGATGGCAGCATTAAAACCAGGGTCTTCAGAAAGGCAACCCACACAGACCAATACCTCAACTTCCAGAGCAACCACCCGCTTGAACACAAAAGGGGGGTGGTGAGGACATTGGCCCATCGTGCAGAAGCCATCGTCAGCGATCCCAAGGATAAGGGAGCGGAACTCCAGCACGTCAAAACTGCCCTGTCGTTCAACGGTTATCCTAGTTGGATCCTGAAAGATCCCAAGCATCAGGTTCAGGCAGAACAACAACCCACGCCTCCTACTAGAACCCCCAGCACAGCGAAGAATCGGTACCCGGTTGTCCTCCCTTACATTAAAGGTTTCTCGGAAGAACTAAGGAGAATCCTCAAAGGCTATAACATCCAGGCCTATTTCAAGCCCACCAACACCTTGAGGCAACTCTTAGTGCGACCTAAAGATAAGCTGGATAAACACCAAGTCACTGGACCCGTGTATCACATCCCATGCGGGGACTGCCCAGCTTCATACGTAGGGGAGACAGAACGATCGCTTAAAGCTAGATTCCTGGAACACAGACGCCCGAGCTCCACCACTTCAGAGGTGTCACGCCACATTCACACCGCGGAACCAGGACAtaacattgacattgaaaacGCCAAAGTGTTCGAGGTTGAACCGAGGTGGTACGAACGAGGAGTGAAGGAGGCGATTCACATTCGTACGTTGCAACCCACTCTTAACAAGGACGGCGGCCGACACAATCGCTCTCCAATCTGGAGTAACATCTTGAGGACCAGAGTCAGGAGGGGGGCACAGTCGAATTCGGGATCCCCGCCGATCActacgcccgatgacgtcacgagtgatcatgtgaccaaggactcagctgagtccgaAAGCTTATGA